Proteins encoded together in one Amblyomma americanum isolate KBUSLIRL-KWMA chromosome 1, ASM5285725v1, whole genome shotgun sequence window:
- the LOC144115725 gene encoding uncharacterized protein LOC144115725 produces MSMETEVMSKWRRYRIIEKEYRELLGELGIRRPPSTHLKSSGSKRTGGEAALDVVSAPPLPLPSGASKRPNSEAYASGACASGSGRATSSLPADPSMPSVQSELNEQAYVSESCAESLSSEHTATSCDSSDETSSTNSLTAENVEMGQPREESPELCYRHLSTAQELASIASKHNLTHACINDLLDFCRRRGIVELPKDARTIMQTERKANLEHGDSFVHFGLAEGIQHAVGQGPAPENVELHANIDGLPLHRSSQTALWPILCRVINIKKSDPFMVSAYCGAGKPPCLQEYLRPFIDEVRNLSCNGLMVKGVHVNVCLKAVICDAPARSFVKAITGHTGYHACERCSQKGHYLENRMTFPDLHAPQRTDYSFRSQEDRRHHTGVSPFTSLNVDMVKCFPTEYMHLVCLGVMRRLLRNWICKGHAARLSRADRSALNDKLREAATAFPKYFQRKPRGTEELDRWKATEFRTFLLYLGPVLLKSILPDELYKHFLYLHVSVRVLASPQHHRDLNQFAHDLLRYFVQEFGRLYGQKQLVYNVHTLAHLAEQCLEHGTVDEFSAFPFESYLGKVKKRLRTTNKPLAQLSRRMSEVRACTPLSTGQVGGDVKVGDCFLVDNCAVVIVDLLGGNAKAGILPNGREFFRVPIDSSRMDVRRYSALGQETKIWPISYIKNKVRCIKLQYKRGHVVFPLLHLQ; encoded by the coding sequence ATGAGCATGGAGACGGAGGTCATGAGCAAGTGGCGGAGGTACCGTATCATCGAAAAAGAGTACAGGGAACTTTTAGGAGAGCTCGGTATCCGACGGCCACCGTCTACGCATCTGAAATCCTCCGGAAGCAAGAGAACGGGCGGCGAAGCGGCCTTGGACGTCGTCAGCGCCCCTCCACTCCCGCTACCGTCCGGAGCAAGCAAACGGCCGAATAGCGAAGCCTACGCAAGCGGCGCTTGCGCtagtggcagcggacgagctaCTTCGTCGCTACCTGCAGACCCGTCGATGCCATCTGTTCAGAGCGAGCTCAACGAGCAGGCTTATGTGTCCGAGAGTTGCGCTGAAAGCCTTTCTAGCGAGCATACCGCTACCTCGTGCGACTCAAGCGATGAGACCTCGTCCACGAACAGCCTTACTGCTGAGAACGTGGAAATGGGCCAGCCTCGTGAGGAGTCTCCTGAGCTTTGTTATCGCCATCTCTCGACAGCGCAGGAGTTAGCTAGCATAGCTAGCAAGCACAATTTGACGCACGCCTGCATCAACGATTTGCTGGACTTCTGCCGTCGGCGTGGGATTGTAGAGCTCCCGAAAGATGCAAGGACCATCATGCAGACGGAGcggaaagctaatttagaacacgGCGACTCGTTTGTGCATTTTGGCCTTGCTGAGGGAATTCAGCATGCTGTTGGCCAAGGCCCAGCGCCTGAGAATGTCGAGCTGCACGCAAATATTGATGGGCTGCCTCTGCATAGGAGTAGCCAGACTGCACTCTGGCCAATTCTGTGCAGAGTAATTAACATCAAGAAATCTGATCCATTTATGGTCAGTGCGTACTGCGGTGCAGGGAAACCTCCGTGCCTCCAGGAATACCTCAGGCCTTTCATTGATGAAGTGCGCAACCTTAGTTGCAACGGACTGATGGTGAAAGGGGtgcacgtcaatgtgtgcttaaaagccgtgatctgtgacgctccagcaaggagtttcgtgaaggcaatcactggccacacaggctatcatgcctgtgaacgttgcagccaaaaagggcactatctggaaaacaggatgactttccctgacctgcatgcaccacagcgaacagactactcttttcgttcgcaagaggatcggcgccatcacactggtgtttcaccatttacatctctgaacgtagatatggtgaaatgctttcctACAGAGTATATGCATTTAGTCTGTTTGGGGGTTATGCGGCGGCTCCTTAGGAATTGGATATGCAAGGGGCACGCTGCCAGGCTGAGCCGGGCTGACAGGAGTGCACTCAACGACAAGCTGCGAgaagcagcaactgcatttccAAAGTACTTTCAGAGGAAACCAAGGGGCACCGAAGAACTCGACAGATGGAAGGCCACAGAGTTCAGGACTTTTTTACTATACCTGGGGCCTGTTCTCCTGAAATCCATCCTGCCTGATGAGCTTTATAagcattttttatatttgcatgtatctgttagggtacttgcctctcctcagcatcacagagacctcaaccagtttgctcacgacctgctgcggtactttgtgcaagaatttggcagactgtacggacaaaaacaactcgtgtacaatgtgcacacccttgcacacttggcagagcaatgcctggagcatggcactgtcgatgagttcagtgcatttccatttgaaagttacctaggaaaggtaaagaagagaCTGCGGACGACAAATAAGCCTCTGGCGCAACTCAGCCGACGAATGTCAGAGGTGAGGGCGTGCACACCGCTCTCTACAGGACAAGTGGGTGGTGACGTGAAAGTCGGTGACTGCTTTCTGGTGGATAACTGCGCTGTAGTCATTGTTGATCTCCTGGGGGGCAATGCCAAAGCTGGCATCTTGCCAAATGGCAGAGAGTTTTTTAGAGTCCCAATTGACTCTTCAAGGATGGACGTGCGTCGCTACAGTGCTCTTGGTCAAGAAACCAAAATCTGGCCCATTTCGTACATCAAGAATAAAGTTCGATGTATAAAGCTTCAGTACAAGAGGGGGCATGTCGTTTTCCCTTTGCTTCACCTTCAGTGA